Proteins encoded together in one Acidobacteriota bacterium window:
- a CDS encoding ABC transporter permease, with the protein MLLQDIKYAIRSLVADRGVTALVVLCLALGIGINATLFSMVDGVLIKSLPYAAAERLLILNETFERGGIREAGVSYQGLQDWKRQTTTLSAIVAVSSRTITLADRAEPEQFDGAAISWDLFPTLGIPPALGRHLTPQDDQVGAEPVVVISDDVWRRRYNGDASTIGRSVSVNGRPHTIVGVMPPGFRFPENQRVWIPLGPLAAADPRSSRSLWIFARMKPGVDLARARADVAAMAATAAAQYPTTNEGWSAMARPMAEEFIPDDVRLVLLTMMGAVTLVLMIACANVANLMLARASGKQREFSVRAALGAGRAQLVRQLLTECVLLGLAAAPLGLAVAYLGVWLLDGAVPRDDIPYYIDWSISPRVIAYTVVVSALTGLVFGLAPALQAGRLNLTEALRDGARGSGQSGRRARVRNGLVVAEVALALVLLVGASLFVRSFINLQSASAGFDTSPLLTLRFFMTTEAYPRPEQRHQRVEDVIRRIESLPGVEAAYASNFIPLDGGGGGERAVVVDGRAVPSGEEPRVLYIPVTQGFQRTLGLTPIKGRDFTPAEGVSRTAVAVINDTMARKLWPGSDPVGARFRLAEATADDWFTVIGVAPDVSQYDMTDDAPLPVALVPLPFAVFQNSGVVIRTTGDPSALAAAARGEIRAADSGLAIFSVRTMEDLRQSSFWQYRLFGFMFGTFGAAALFLAAIGVYGVLSFSVSQRSQEMGVRIALGAQRADVLRLVVRQGVTLALIGVAVGVIGAFGATRVIASILYNVTPSDPISFIGVALFLTAIAFIASYLPARRATTVDPIVALRNE; encoded by the coding sequence ATGCTGCTCCAAGACATCAAATACGCCATTCGCAGCCTCGTCGCCGACCGCGGCGTCACCGCCCTGGTCGTGCTGTGCCTGGCCCTGGGCATCGGCATCAACGCGACCCTCTTCAGCATGGTCGACGGCGTCCTGATCAAGTCGTTGCCGTATGCAGCGGCCGAGCGCCTGTTGATCTTGAACGAAACGTTCGAGCGTGGCGGGATCCGCGAGGCCGGTGTCTCGTACCAGGGCCTGCAGGACTGGAAGCGACAGACCACCACGTTGTCGGCCATTGTCGCCGTCAGCAGCCGCACCATCACGCTGGCCGATCGCGCGGAGCCTGAGCAATTCGACGGAGCGGCCATTAGTTGGGACCTGTTTCCCACGTTGGGCATCCCGCCAGCGCTCGGCCGCCACCTCACGCCGCAGGACGATCAGGTCGGCGCCGAACCCGTGGTCGTGATCAGCGACGATGTGTGGCGGCGGCGCTACAACGGCGACGCCTCGACTATTGGCCGGTCCGTTTCGGTCAACGGCCGGCCCCACACGATCGTCGGCGTGATGCCGCCCGGCTTCCGCTTTCCCGAAAATCAGCGAGTGTGGATCCCGCTGGGGCCGCTGGCCGCGGCGGACCCACGCAGCAGTCGCAGCCTCTGGATATTCGCCCGGATGAAACCCGGCGTCGATCTGGCGCGGGCCCGCGCGGATGTCGCCGCGATGGCGGCCACGGCGGCGGCGCAGTATCCAACGACCAACGAGGGGTGGAGCGCCATGGCAAGACCCATGGCCGAAGAGTTCATTCCCGACGACGTCCGGCTGGTGCTGCTGACCATGATGGGCGCCGTCACGCTGGTGCTGATGATTGCGTGCGCGAACGTGGCCAACCTGATGCTGGCCCGCGCATCGGGCAAACAGCGCGAGTTCTCGGTTCGGGCGGCGCTCGGTGCCGGACGTGCGCAACTGGTTCGGCAGTTGCTGACTGAGTGCGTGTTGCTCGGTCTTGCCGCCGCGCCCCTCGGCCTGGCGGTCGCCTACCTTGGCGTCTGGCTGCTTGACGGCGCGGTACCACGGGATGACATTCCGTACTACATCGATTGGTCGATCAGCCCCCGCGTCATTGCCTACACCGTGGTCGTTTCGGCGCTCACTGGACTCGTGTTCGGCCTGGCGCCGGCGCTGCAGGCGGGACGGCTGAACCTGACCGAGGCCCTGCGCGACGGCGCGCGCGGCTCGGGACAAAGCGGCCGCCGCGCCCGTGTTCGCAACGGCCTGGTGGTGGCTGAAGTCGCGCTCGCGCTGGTGCTGCTCGTGGGCGCATCCTTGTTCGTGCGCAGTTTCATCAACCTGCAGAGCGCCAGTGCCGGCTTCGACACCAGCCCGCTGCTGACCCTGCGCTTCTTCATGACGACCGAAGCGTATCCACGCCCGGAGCAACGCCATCAACGCGTCGAGGACGTGATCCGGCGCATTGAGAGCCTGCCCGGAGTCGAGGCGGCCTATGCCTCCAACTTCATCCCGCTGGACGGCGGTGGCGGCGGCGAGCGGGCGGTCGTGGTGGACGGCCGCGCCGTGCCGAGCGGCGAGGAGCCGCGCGTTCTCTATATTCCCGTTACCCAGGGATTCCAACGGACGCTGGGGCTCACACCGATCAAGGGTCGAGACTTCACCCCCGCCGAGGGCGTGAGCCGCACCGCGGTGGCGGTGATCAACGACACCATGGCCAGGAAGTTGTGGCCTGGCAGCGACCCCGTCGGAGCGCGATTCCGGTTGGCCGAGGCGACCGCCGACGATTGGTTCACCGTGATTGGCGTCGCGCCAGATGTCAGTCAGTACGACATGACGGACGACGCGCCCCTGCCGGTGGCGTTGGTGCCCTTGCCCTTCGCAGTGTTCCAGAACAGCGGAGTGGTGATTCGCACAACCGGAGACCCGTCGGCACTCGCGGCCGCCGCTCGCGGCGAGATTCGCGCCGCCGATTCGGGCCTCGCGATCTTCAGCGTCAGGACCATGGAGGACCTGCGCCAGTCGAGTTTCTGGCAATACCGGTTGTTCGGGTTCATGTTCGGGACCTTTGGCGCGGCGGCGCTGTTTCTCGCCGCCATCGGCGTCTATGGGGTGCTGTCGTTCTCCGTGTCGCAGCGGTCGCAGGAGATGGGCGTGCGCATTGCGCTCGGCGCGCAGCGCGCCGACGTGCTTCGCCTCGTCGTCCGGCAAGGCGTGACGCTGGCGCTCATCGGCGTCGCCGTGGGCGTCATCGGCGCCTTTGGCGCGACGCGCGTGATCGCCTCCATTCTCTATAACGTGACGCCGAGCGACCCGATCAGCTTCATTGGTGTGGCGCTGTTCCTGACGGCTATCGCCTTTATTGCCAGCTACTTACCGGCAAGGCGCGCGACGACGGTGGATCCGATCGTCGCGCTCCGGAATGAGTAG
- a CDS encoding AbrB/MazE/SpoVT family DNA-binding domain-containing protein: MVVELKLRKIGNSVGVVLPKEVLNHLKVGEGDTICVTETVDGSLRVGPSNDEFKKQMEAADSVISRYRNTLRELAK; the protein is encoded by the coding sequence ATGGTCGTCGAGCTCAAGCTCCGCAAAATCGGCAACTCGGTTGGGGTGGTGCTTCCCAAGGAAGTGCTCAACCACCTGAAGGTTGGCGAAGGAGACACCATCTGCGTGACCGAAACGGTCGATGGCAGCCTGCGCGTAGGTCCGTCGAACGACGAGTTCAAGAAGCAGATGGAAGCAGCCGACAGTGTAATCAGTCGCTACCGTAACACTCTGCGCGAACTCGCCAAGTGA
- a CDS encoding type II toxin-antitoxin system death-on-curing family toxin: MTAPFWLLRDAVLATHERLLADFGGATGVRDSGLLDSALARPENLLAYGQPTNFELAAAYAFGVVKNHPFVDGNKRTGFTIAIMFLERNGATFSASEVDATIQTLALAAGELDESGYADWLKTNCQANE, translated from the coding sequence GTGACGGCGCCGTTCTGGCTGCTTCGGGATGCGGTGCTCGCCACCCACGAGCGGCTGCTGGCGGATTTCGGCGGCGCCACTGGCGTTCGTGACAGCGGCCTGCTCGACTCTGCTCTTGCCCGCCCGGAGAACCTGCTGGCCTACGGCCAGCCGACGAACTTCGAATTGGCTGCGGCGTACGCGTTCGGAGTCGTGAAGAACCATCCGTTCGTTGATGGCAACAAGCGGACGGGCTTCACGATCGCGATCATGTTCCTCGAACGGAACGGAGCGACGTTCAGCGCATCGGAAGTCGATGCGACCATTCAGACGCTGGCACTGGCCGCGGGTGAACTCGACGAATCAGGCTATGCCGATTGGCTCAAGACCAACTGCCAGGCCAACGAATAG
- a CDS encoding DEAD/DEAH box helicase has translation MKTPTAGDTSGFASLGLAAPLVAAVSALGYEEPTPIQREAIPVLLAGHDMLGQAATGTGKTAAFALPLLNRLAEDTKTNRGKARALVLVPTRELAMQVAEALHKYAKGSNLNVVPVYGGAPMDHQIRALRRGAEVVVGTPGRVLDHLRRQTLNLATIEMVVLDEADEMLDMGFSEDIDAIIAETPETRQTALFAATFAPRILSIAGKHLKTPKKVQIAQEKRAAGKLPQVRQVAYIVGRGQKTGALSRILDFESPKSAIIFCRTRLEVDELTDTLNAHGYGAQALHGGMMQKQRDRVMQLFRSEKADILVATDVAARGLDIDHVSHVINYDLPTAPEVYVHRIGRTGRIGREGVAITLCAPREQRFLQYVERLTKQKVEIGKLPTEADLRKRRLEAAKDAIRERITAGGLDDTKELVESLAQEFEMIDIAAAAVAMANESADKTVVGDVPVVDERQSRSYDSPARDYDRAPRPASRAPRDEGPMTLLRISVGKDESIRPADLVGAIAGEAKIPSGVIGAIKIHDDYSLVEIPDEHAERVITALKRTQIRGHRVTVQSKPAR, from the coding sequence ATGAAGACCCCAACCGCCGGCGACACGTCCGGTTTCGCCTCGCTCGGACTCGCCGCGCCCCTCGTTGCTGCCGTATCGGCACTGGGCTACGAAGAACCCACGCCCATTCAGCGTGAAGCCATTCCGGTGCTGCTCGCCGGCCACGACATGCTCGGCCAGGCCGCGACCGGCACGGGCAAGACGGCGGCGTTCGCGCTGCCGCTGCTGAACAGGCTGGCGGAAGACACCAAGACCAATCGTGGCAAGGCCCGCGCGCTGGTGCTGGTGCCGACGCGCGAACTGGCCATGCAGGTGGCCGAGGCGCTGCACAAATACGCCAAGGGCTCGAACCTGAACGTGGTGCCGGTCTACGGCGGCGCGCCGATGGATCACCAGATCCGCGCGCTGCGCCGCGGCGCCGAAGTCGTGGTCGGCACGCCGGGGCGCGTGCTCGATCACCTGCGGCGACAGACGTTGAACCTGGCGACGATCGAGATGGTGGTGCTCGACGAAGCGGACGAGATGCTCGACATGGGCTTCTCGGAAGACATCGACGCGATCATCGCCGAGACGCCCGAGACGCGGCAGACGGCGCTGTTTGCCGCGACCTTTGCGCCGCGCATCCTGTCGATTGCCGGCAAGCACCTCAAGACGCCGAAGAAGGTGCAGATCGCGCAAGAGAAGCGCGCCGCCGGCAAGCTCCCCCAGGTCCGCCAGGTCGCCTACATCGTCGGCCGCGGCCAGAAGACCGGCGCGCTCAGCCGCATCCTCGACTTCGAGAGCCCCAAGTCGGCGATCATCTTCTGCCGCACGCGCCTCGAGGTGGATGAACTCACCGACACGCTGAACGCGCACGGCTACGGCGCGCAGGCGCTGCACGGCGGGATGATGCAGAAGCAGCGCGACCGCGTGATGCAGCTGTTCCGCAGCGAGAAGGCCGACATCCTGGTGGCGACCGACGTCGCCGCCCGCGGCCTCGACATCGATCACGTCTCGCACGTGATCAACTACGACCTGCCGACGGCGCCGGAAGTCTACGTGCACCGCATTGGCCGCACCGGCCGCATTGGCCGCGAGGGCGTGGCGATTACCCTGTGCGCCCCGCGCGAACAGCGATTCCTGCAGTACGTCGAGCGCCTCACCAAGCAGAAGGTGGAGATTGGGAAGCTGCCGACCGAGGCCGACCTGCGCAAGCGCCGGCTCGAGGCGGCCAAGGATGCGATCCGCGAGCGCATCACCGCGGGCGGACTCGACGACACCAAGGAGCTGGTCGAATCCCTCGCCCAGGAATTCGAGATGATCGACATTGCCGCCGCGGCGGTGGCCATGGCCAACGAGAGCGCCGACAAGACGGTGGTTGGCGACGTTCCGGTGGTGGATGAGCGTCAGTCACGCTCGTACGACTCGCCCGCGCGTGACTACGATCGTGCTCCGCGGCCGGCGTCACGGGCGCCGAGGGACGAAGGCCCCATGACCTTGCTGCGCATCAGCGTGGGCAAGGACGAAAGCATCCGGCCGGCGGATCTGGTTGGCGCCATTGCCGGCGAAGCGAAGATCCCGTCAGGCGTGATCGGCGCGATCAAGATTCACGACGACTACTCGCTGGTCGAGATCCCCGACGAGCACGCCGAACGCGTGATTACGGCCCTGAAACGCACGCAGATCCGCGGCCACCGGGTCACGGTTCAGTCGAAGCCCGCTCGTTGA
- a CDS encoding thiol-disulfide isomerase has translation MAMTHWVVVAVVLLGSWGASPASAQTAPGAAVPTFNKDVAPILFANCVTCHRPGEIAPMSLVTFKDTRPWARAIAARVADGTMPPWHADPAYGAFVNERRLSDAQKSIVDRWAKGGAPEGNAADLPPAPRYPNGWSIGEPDAVLSMQEDYPIPATGVVDYQYLVVPANFAEDRWIQAWELRPGNPKVVHHVIVYTMAPPAAAPAGGAARTAAARPTPIFTFDGNTQIPAGQTGGPPLPPDQRKAAGPNDRPRPGPLSPSIGGYVPGNSVRRFPEGTAMLLPAGHSLVFQMHYTTIGQATTDRSRFGIKFAAAPPRVALRSTPLINGSLHIPPGAANHRVDASMTINSDILLFSMVPHTHVRGIRWRYEVVYPGGRRETILSVPNYDFDWQHEYVFREPLRLPAGTKLEASAWYDNSPANKSNPDPTKDVRWGDQTFEEMMFTSLTFSIVTAPAPTPQR, from the coding sequence ATGGCGATGACGCACTGGGTGGTGGTGGCGGTGGTACTGCTTGGCTCGTGGGGGGCTTCGCCGGCGTCGGCGCAGACCGCGCCGGGCGCGGCGGTTCCCACCTTCAACAAGGACGTCGCCCCGATCTTGTTCGCGAACTGCGTGACCTGCCATCGGCCCGGCGAGATCGCGCCAATGTCGCTCGTGACCTTCAAGGACACCCGGCCGTGGGCGCGCGCGATCGCCGCCAGGGTGGCCGACGGCACCATGCCGCCATGGCACGCCGACCCGGCGTACGGCGCGTTCGTCAACGAGCGCCGCCTGAGCGACGCCCAGAAGTCGATAGTCGACCGCTGGGCAAAGGGCGGCGCGCCTGAAGGCAACGCGGCCGACCTGCCGCCGGCGCCGCGGTATCCCAATGGCTGGAGCATTGGCGAGCCCGACGCGGTGCTGTCGATGCAGGAGGACTACCCCATCCCGGCCACCGGGGTCGTTGACTATCAGTACCTCGTGGTGCCGGCCAACTTCGCCGAGGACCGGTGGATTCAGGCGTGGGAACTGCGGCCCGGGAATCCCAAGGTAGTGCATCACGTGATCGTCTATACGATGGCGCCGCCGGCGGCAGCTCCGGCAGGTGGTGCGGCACGGACAGCAGCGGCACGGCCGACGCCCATCTTCACCTTCGATGGCAATACCCAGATTCCCGCCGGGCAGACCGGCGGACCGCCGCTGCCTCCCGATCAACGCAAGGCGGCGGGTCCGAACGATCGGCCGCGTCCCGGTCCGCTCAGCCCCTCGATTGGCGGCTATGTGCCCGGCAATTCAGTGCGGCGCTTCCCCGAGGGCACCGCCATGCTGCTGCCGGCGGGGCATTCGCTGGTCTTCCAGATGCACTACACCACCATCGGCCAGGCGACCACCGATCGGTCGCGCTTCGGCATCAAATTCGCCGCCGCGCCTCCTCGAGTCGCGCTCAGGTCAACGCCCCTCATCAATGGCAGCCTGCACATCCCGCCGGGAGCCGCCAATCATCGCGTTGACGCCAGCATGACCATCAACAGCGACATCCTGCTCTTCAGCATGGTGCCCCACACCCACGTCAGGGGTATTCGCTGGCGCTACGAGGTGGTCTACCCGGGTGGCCGGCGCGAAACCATTCTGTCGGTCCCCAACTACGACTTCGACTGGCAGCACGAGTACGTGTTCCGCGAGCCGCTCCGCCTGCCGGCCGGCACGAAGCTCGAAGCCTCGGCATGGTACGACAACTCGCCGGCCAATAAGTCGAATCCCGATCCGACCAAGGACGTCCGCTGGGGCGACCAGACGTTCGAGGAGATGATGTTTACCAGCCTCACCTTCAGCATCGTCACCGCGCCCGCGCCAACGCCGCAGCGCTAG
- a CDS encoding PadR family transcriptional regulator has protein sequence MSPSGPRPESLLPLPPAVFHILMAVADEDRHGYAIIQEVLARTAGEVRLSPGTLYRSIQRMLDDDLIVETHERPAPEMDDERRRYYAITRFGQAVAQAEASRLTDLIKLARASGFMPGKA, from the coding sequence ATGAGCCCGTCTGGACCCCGTCCCGAATCCCTGCTGCCGCTCCCGCCGGCAGTGTTCCACATCCTCATGGCCGTGGCCGACGAAGACCGCCACGGCTACGCCATCATCCAGGAAGTGCTGGCGCGCACGGCGGGCGAGGTCCGGCTGAGCCCGGGGACGCTGTACCGATCGATCCAGCGCATGCTCGATGACGACCTGATCGTGGAGACGCACGAGCGGCCGGCGCCGGAAATGGACGACGAGCGTCGTCGCTATTACGCCATTACCAGGTTTGGCCAGGCGGTCGCGCAGGCCGAGGCCTCGCGGCTCACCGACCTCATCAAGCTGGCCCGCGCCAGCGGTTTCATGCCGGGGAAGGCGTGA
- a CDS encoding ABC transporter permease: MRFYRALLRLYPRSFRAEYGGEMSAVFAREWQATRGFGRIVFLLRALGDALLNAARVHGDITQQDLQYAVRSLRRTPGFTITAIVVAALGIGATTATFSVADHVLLRPLPFPNSERLVKLWQTQLTRGNSRLEPSPPNFLDWQRLASSFEGVEAYTGTAATLLGGSEPERIAGQRVTGGAFTLLGRTATLGRTLLESDIASDQNPIVISDRLWRSRFGADPNVLGQTLALDDATSVIVGVMPPDFIFPDRESDFWRPFRFNPQTGDDDRNNHYLGVIARLKPDVTFEQAGSEMQVIAEQLRQQHPKELADTSAGAFRWRDEVRAQSRMLLTALVAASLCVLLIACTNLANLLMSRALSRRTEFAVRAAVGASVDRLVRQMLTDSLLLAGAGGALGVLLAVVSAPLVVRLVPSMLPIAEVPPLDLRMLCGAAVLTLLTGIAFGVLPALKVCRRADGSALKQGARGGTGRGTERLRSSLVVAEIVAAVVLLVSAGLMIQALLRVQAIDPGFNATNVLTLRTALPTPKYELTTTRQQFYQRVLDEVHALPGVTRAAYISFLPMTMRGGIWPILTTAEDPESPGGFVAPDPRDQRSASVRFVTPGFFDAMGTPLLQGRDVSSSDTLNTQRVAVVSQSFAREHFPNQDPVGRQFAVAFAARTIVGVVGDIRVRGLERESEPQVYMPAAQQFDGQLTFYVPKDLVIRSTVTSTTLIPSVRAIINRADSQQPVTDIRTLEAVMTLETAPRVVQLRVLGAFAAAAVLLAAIGIHGLLAFTVSARAREIGVRIALGATARDILKMVAGRSALLAGMGVAIGVTVAYAAARSMQSLLAGVEPANATVFAAAAGLALLMAVAGSILPAWRAVRVDPLTATRAD, from the coding sequence ATGCGGTTCTATCGCGCGCTGTTGCGGCTCTACCCGCGGTCGTTTCGGGCCGAGTATGGCGGCGAGATGAGCGCGGTGTTCGCCCGCGAGTGGCAGGCCACCCGCGGCTTTGGGCGGATCGTCTTCCTGTTGCGCGCACTCGGCGACGCGCTCCTCAACGCCGCCCGCGTGCATGGCGATATTACGCAGCAAGACCTGCAGTACGCCGTCCGGTCGCTCCGCCGCACCCCGGGCTTCACCATCACCGCCATCGTCGTCGCGGCCCTGGGCATTGGCGCGACCACGGCGACCTTCTCAGTCGCCGACCATGTGCTGCTGCGGCCGCTGCCGTTCCCAAACTCGGAACGGCTTGTCAAGCTGTGGCAAACGCAGCTGACGCGCGGCAACTCACGGCTCGAGCCGTCGCCGCCGAACTTCCTGGATTGGCAGCGCCTGGCCTCGTCGTTCGAGGGGGTCGAGGCCTACACCGGGACCGCCGCCACGCTGCTCGGCGGCAGTGAACCCGAGCGAATTGCCGGACAGCGCGTGACCGGCGGCGCCTTTACGCTGCTCGGCCGCACGGCGACCCTGGGCCGCACCTTGCTCGAGTCGGACATCGCGTCGGACCAGAATCCCATTGTGATCAGCGATCGGCTCTGGCGGTCGCGCTTCGGCGCCGACCCCAACGTGCTCGGGCAGACCTTGGCGCTCGACGACGCCACCTCCGTGATCGTCGGCGTGATGCCGCCCGACTTCATCTTTCCCGATCGTGAGAGCGACTTCTGGCGGCCGTTCCGGTTCAACCCTCAGACCGGCGACGACGATCGCAACAACCACTACCTGGGCGTGATCGCCAGGCTGAAGCCGGACGTCACCTTCGAGCAGGCGGGTTCGGAGATGCAGGTCATCGCCGAGCAACTCAGGCAGCAGCACCCGAAGGAGCTGGCCGACACCAGCGCCGGCGCGTTCCGCTGGCGCGACGAGGTCAGGGCCCAATCGCGCATGCTGCTAACGGCCCTGGTCGCGGCATCGCTGTGCGTGCTGCTGATCGCGTGCACCAACCTCGCCAACCTCCTGATGTCCCGCGCCTTGTCCCGACGCACTGAGTTCGCGGTGCGGGCGGCGGTTGGCGCAAGCGTGGATCGGCTCGTCCGCCAGATGCTCACCGACAGCCTGCTGCTGGCCGGCGCCGGCGGTGCGCTCGGCGTCCTGCTGGCCGTGGTGTCGGCCCCGCTCGTCGTGCGCCTGGTGCCCTCGATGCTGCCGATTGCGGAGGTCCCGCCGCTCGACCTGCGGATGCTGTGTGGCGCGGCGGTGTTAACGCTGCTTACCGGCATCGCATTCGGCGTGCTGCCGGCGCTCAAGGTTTGCCGCCGGGCGGACGGGTCGGCGTTGAAGCAAGGCGCGCGCGGCGGCACCGGACGGGGCACCGAACGCCTGCGTTCGTCGCTGGTTGTTGCCGAGATCGTCGCGGCGGTGGTGCTGCTCGTGTCGGCGGGCTTGATGATCCAGGCGCTGTTGCGCGTGCAGGCCATCGATCCCGGTTTCAACGCGACCAACGTGCTGACGTTGCGCACGGCGCTCCCCACCCCCAAGTACGAATTGACGACGACGCGCCAGCAGTTCTATCAACGCGTGCTCGACGAGGTCCACGCGCTGCCGGGCGTCACGCGGGCCGCGTACATCAGCTTTCTGCCCATGACGATGCGCGGCGGAATCTGGCCGATCCTGACGACGGCCGAGGACCCCGAGAGTCCCGGCGGCTTCGTGGCGCCCGATCCGCGCGACCAGCGAAGCGCCAGCGTGCGCTTTGTGACACCCGGGTTCTTTGACGCCATGGGCACACCCCTGCTGCAGGGACGCGACGTGTCCTCCAGTGACACGCTCAACACCCAGCGGGTCGCCGTCGTGAGCCAATCGTTCGCGCGCGAGCACTTCCCCAACCAGGATCCCGTCGGCCGCCAGTTCGCGGTCGCCTTCGCGGCGCGCACCATTGTCGGCGTGGTCGGCGACATCCGGGTGCGCGGCCTCGAGCGCGAAAGCGAACCGCAGGTTTACATGCCGGCCGCGCAGCAGTTCGACGGCCAGCTCACCTTTTATGTGCCCAAGGACCTGGTGATTCGCTCGACCGTAACGTCGACAACGTTGATCCCGTCCGTGCGGGCGATCATCAACCGCGCCGACAGTCAGCAGCCGGTCACCGACATCAGGACGCTGGAGGCAGTGATGACGCTCGAGACGGCGCCGCGGGTGGTCCAACTGCGCGTGCTCGGCGCGTTCGCGGCCGCCGCCGTCCTGTTGGCAGCCATCGGGATTCACGGGCTGCTCGCCTTCACGGTGTCGGCACGCGCGCGTGAGATCGGCGTGCGCATCGCGCTCGGCGCAACCGCGCGCGACATCCTGAAGATGGTCGCCGGCAGAAGTGCCTTGCTGGCGGGCATGGGCGTCGCGATTGGCGTCACTGTGGCCTATGCCGCCGCCCGGTCGATGCAGTCGCTGCTGGCGGGCGTCGAACCGGCAAACGCCACGGTCTTCGCGGCCGCCGCCGGCCTGGCGCTGCTGATGGCAGTGGCCGGCAGCATCCTGCCGGCCTGGCGCGCCGTTCGGGTGGATCCGCTGACGGCGACACGGGCGGATTAG
- a CDS encoding cytochrome C oxidase subunit IV family protein, whose translation MSGHVSPVSLYVTIFGALMVLTAVTVGAAFIDLGQLNFSVAMLIAGFKATLVIWYFMHVKYASKLTKLTVATGLFFLVILLGLFMVDYGSKALTPMLPSLQ comes from the coding sequence ATGTCTGGACACGTTTCTCCCGTCAGCCTCTACGTCACCATCTTTGGCGCGCTGATGGTGTTGACCGCGGTCACCGTCGGGGCGGCCTTCATCGACCTCGGCCAGCTGAACTTCTCGGTGGCCATGCTGATCGCCGGCTTCAAGGCGACGCTGGTCATCTGGTACTTCATGCACGTGAAGTACGCGAGCAAGCTGACCAAGCTGACGGTCGCGACCGGCCTGTTCTTCCTGGTGATCCTGCTCGGGCTGTTCATGGTCGACTACGGCTCAAAGGCGCTCACGCCGATGCTGCCGAGTCTGCAGTAG
- a CDS encoding cytochrome c oxidase subunit 3 family protein: MSNPVVHADGHGQAHAAHHPALQHHFETMGQQKEAAVVGMWVFLLTEILFFGGLFAAYMVYRIWYFDAFAEASRSLSLFWGGLNTAVLIGSSLTMAMAVRGAQTNKRTATVNWLILTMILGGVFLGVKVIEYADKFEHHHVPGYNFQWAAAHEAPAAGAAAAPAAAAAAEPHRELTLSPEQLQLTTQIYFSLYFTMTGLHALHMIIGIGIMLVITWMAYHGRFDEHYYTPVEMAGLYWHFVDIVWIFLFPLLYLVERHT, encoded by the coding sequence TTGTCTAACCCGGTAGTGCACGCTGACGGGCACGGCCAGGCGCACGCCGCCCACCACCCGGCGCTGCAGCACCATTTCGAGACGATGGGGCAGCAGAAAGAAGCTGCCGTGGTCGGGATGTGGGTGTTCCTGCTCACCGAAATCCTGTTCTTCGGCGGCCTGTTCGCGGCCTACATGGTCTATCGCATCTGGTACTTCGATGCGTTTGCCGAGGCCAGCCGTTCGCTCAGCCTGTTCTGGGGCGGCCTCAATACCGCCGTGCTGATCGGCAGCTCGCTGACCATGGCCATGGCCGTGCGCGGCGCTCAGACCAACAAGCGGACCGCCACCGTCAACTGGCTGATCCTGACGATGATCCTGGGCGGCGTCTTCCTGGGCGTCAAGGTGATCGAGTACGCCGACAAGTTCGAGCACCATCACGTGCCCGGCTACAACTTCCAGTGGGCCGCGGCACACGAAGCGCCGGCGGCCGGGGCAGCTGCCGCGCCCGCCGCGGCTGCGGCCGCGGAGCCCCATCGCGAGCTGACCCTCAGTCCCGAGCAGCTGCAGCTGACGACCCAGATCTACTTCAGCCTGTACTTCACCATGACGGGCCTGCACGCCCTGCACATGATCATCGGCATCGGCATCATGCTGGTGATCACGTGGATGGCGTATCACGGCCGGTTCGACGAGCATTACTACACGCCGGTCGAAATGGCCGGCCTCTACTGGCACTTCGTCGACATCGTCTGGATCTTCCTGTTCCCGCTGCTTTACCTCGTCGAGAGGCACACGTAA